One stretch of Natronobacterium gregoryi SP2 DNA includes these proteins:
- the gyrA gene encoding DNA gyrase subunit A — protein MSSEVPDPTDVEARAVENVRIEDEMEQSYIDYAMSVIAGRALPRVEDGLKPVHRRILYAMHEMGVTSGSSHRKSSSIVGETMGDYHPHGDSAIYDTLVRMAQDFSMRYPLVDGQGNFGSMDGDPAAAQRYTEARMSPISEELLEDIDKDTVDFSSNYDDRLQEPDVLPAAFPNLLVNGSSGIAVGMSTNIPPHNLGEVIDATIELIDDPEATVEDLMEHVKGPDFPTGANIVGRDAIYSAYKTGRGRIRVRAEFEVEEWKNGRERIVITELPFQANKARMVERIAEDVTEGKIEGISDLRDESDRDGVRIVVELNRGANTEVVKNKLLENHLERTFGVINLALVDGQPQVLSLKETLEEYVAHRREVVRRRSEYDLAEAEDRAHILEGRLKAVENAEDVVEVIRDSETRADAKAALQEAYGFSQDQADHIVRMQLGSLTSMEAAEIEDEYEDVQAEIERLTTILDSEQELLEVIKDELRKVKDEYDDERRTSIVEDEGTVTHEDLIPEEEVVVVMTEDDYVKRMPIETFDPQGRGGKGIIGADVKDEDRVATVFRANTHDYLLCFTNQGNVYQLKTYEIPEMGRTARGKSAVNILDLDDGEDITAIVDTDALEGDEFVTMATRNGYVKRTASEEFDNIRSTGIIAADLEEGDELVDVEVTDGSQDLVIATEGGMTIRFAEDEVRAMGRTARGVNGIKLQADDAVAGLVAANGDDGDGQALLTVTRNGYGKRTPIEEYSTQSRYGKGLIDIKTEGRNGPVTAIKAVSEDDHLVLMSEDGQIVRTRVDEVSTVGRNTMGVIVMQVEGDDAVASVDEIPAATIATDEAEADDSN, from the coding sequence ATGAGTTCAGAGGTACCCGATCCGACAGACGTAGAGGCTCGAGCGGTAGAGAACGTCCGAATCGAGGACGAGATGGAACAGAGCTACATCGACTACGCGATGTCCGTCATCGCGGGTCGTGCGCTCCCCCGCGTCGAGGACGGCTTAAAGCCCGTCCACCGACGCATCCTGTACGCGATGCACGAGATGGGGGTTACGAGTGGCTCCAGTCACCGCAAGTCCTCGTCGATCGTCGGCGAGACGATGGGTGACTACCACCCCCACGGTGACAGCGCGATCTACGACACGCTCGTGCGGATGGCCCAGGACTTCTCGATGCGCTATCCGCTGGTCGACGGCCAGGGGAACTTCGGTTCGATGGACGGTGACCCGGCCGCAGCACAGCGATACACCGAAGCCCGGATGTCGCCTATCTCCGAGGAATTACTCGAGGACATCGACAAGGATACGGTCGACTTCTCCTCGAACTACGATGACCGACTGCAGGAACCGGACGTGCTCCCCGCCGCCTTCCCGAACCTGCTGGTAAATGGGTCCTCGGGGATCGCGGTCGGGATGAGTACGAACATCCCGCCGCACAACCTGGGCGAGGTGATCGACGCGACGATCGAACTGATCGACGATCCCGAGGCGACCGTCGAGGACCTGATGGAACACGTCAAAGGTCCCGACTTTCCGACCGGCGCGAACATCGTCGGTCGTGACGCCATTTACTCGGCGTACAAGACCGGGCGCGGACGAATCCGCGTCCGCGCGGAGTTCGAAGTCGAGGAGTGGAAGAACGGCCGCGAGCGGATCGTCATCACCGAACTCCCGTTCCAGGCGAACAAGGCCCGAATGGTCGAACGCATCGCCGAAGACGTCACCGAGGGCAAAATCGAGGGCATATCGGACCTGCGTGACGAGTCCGACCGCGACGGCGTCCGCATCGTCGTCGAGCTCAACCGCGGAGCCAACACCGAGGTAGTCAAGAACAAACTGCTCGAGAACCACCTCGAGCGAACGTTCGGCGTCATCAACCTCGCGCTGGTCGACGGCCAGCCACAGGTACTCTCGCTGAAAGAGACCTTAGAGGAGTACGTCGCCCACCGCCGCGAGGTGGTTCGTCGGCGCAGCGAGTACGACCTCGCCGAGGCCGAAGACCGTGCTCACATCCTCGAGGGGCGCTTGAAGGCCGTCGAGAACGCCGAGGACGTGGTCGAGGTGATTCGGGATAGCGAGACTCGAGCCGACGCGAAAGCAGCGCTGCAGGAGGCCTACGGCTTCTCGCAGGATCAGGCCGACCACATCGTCCGTATGCAACTCGGAAGCCTCACCTCGATGGAGGCCGCCGAGATCGAAGACGAGTACGAAGACGTCCAAGCAGAGATCGAACGACTCACCACGATCCTCGACAGCGAGCAGGAACTGCTCGAGGTCATCAAAGACGAACTCCGGAAAGTCAAAGACGAGTACGACGACGAACGCCGCACCTCGATCGTCGAGGACGAGGGGACGGTCACCCACGAGGACCTCATCCCCGAAGAGGAGGTCGTCGTCGTCATGACCGAGGACGACTACGTCAAGCGGATGCCGATCGAGACGTTCGACCCCCAGGGTCGAGGCGGGAAAGGCATCATCGGCGCAGACGTCAAAGACGAGGACCGCGTCGCCACGGTCTTCCGGGCCAACACCCACGACTACCTCCTCTGTTTCACGAATCAGGGGAACGTCTACCAGCTCAAAACGTACGAAATCCCCGAGATGGGTCGGACCGCACGCGGGAAGTCCGCGGTCAACATTCTCGATCTGGACGACGGTGAGGACATTACCGCCATCGTCGACACCGACGCTCTCGAGGGCGACGAGTTCGTGACGATGGCCACCCGGAACGGCTACGTCAAGCGCACCGCCAGCGAGGAGTTCGACAATATTCGTTCGACGGGGATCATCGCCGCCGACCTCGAGGAGGGCGACGAACTCGTCGATGTCGAGGTCACCGACGGGAGCCAGGATCTGGTCATCGCGACCGAAGGCGGGATGACGATCCGGTTCGCCGAAGACGAGGTCCGCGCGATGGGCCGGACGGCCCGCGGAGTCAACGGCATCAAACTGCAAGCGGACGATGCAGTCGCCGGACTCGTCGCCGCGAACGGCGACGACGGCGACGGCCAGGCCCTACTGACCGTCACCCGGAACGGCTACGGCAAGCGCACGCCGATCGAAGAGTACAGCACTCAGTCCCGGTACGGGAAGGGGCTGATCGACATCAAGACCGAAGGCCGGAACGGTCCAGTTACCGCGATCAAGGCCGTCTCCGAGGACGATCACCTCGTGTTGATGAGCGAGGACGGCCAGATCGTTCGCACTCGCGTCGACGAGGTCTCGACTGTCGGACGGAACACGATGGGCGTGATCGTGATGCAAGTCGAAGGCGACGACGCCGTCGCGAGCGTCGACGAGATTCCGGCCGCCACGATTGCAACCGACGAGGCCGAGGCCGACGACTCGAACTGA